A genomic stretch from Kribbella amoyensis includes:
- the pulA gene encoding pullulanase-type alpha-1,6-glucosidase, protein MVRFVRFRARWVAGVTAAAVVAVGLGTPASAPAGPAADRVITLAGSLQSELGCAGDWDPGCEQTRLGTAAPYGKVFDVPAGSYEFKVTVNGSWDENYGAGGVLNGPNLPLRIEGPAKLRFSYDDTSHVVSVQPVDLAGGLSPADKALATPSLRQDLTKERFYFLMADRFANGDRSNDAGGLTGDRLSTGLDPTDKGFYHGGDLAGVIQKLDYIKSLGTTSIWLTPSFKNRPVQGAGADASAGYHGYWITDFTQIDPHLGTNADMRRLIDLAHRKGMKVFFDIITNHTADVIAYESGQYGYIPKATSPYKDAAGTVFDDKQYAAGDTFPALDRNTSFPNVPVFRTPADATVKVPAWLNDPTLYHNRGDSTFAGESSEYGDFVGLDDLFTEQPKVRDGMTDVYKAWAEFGIDGFRIDTVKHVNLEFWQKFSPAILAAAKAKGSKDFFMFGEVFDADPRFMSTYTTKGALQATLDFGFQQNAVAFAQGKPTAQLRDFYAGDDYYTDTDSNAYQLPTFLGNHDMGRIGLFLKQGGAAGTELLQRDKLAHSLMFLTRGQPVVYYGDEQGFTGPGGDKDARQDMFATKTADYADDEVVDGTGTTTIGSKDRYDVNAPMYKHIAELQKLRAKYPTLADGTQVHRYSSTAGGLYAFSRIGADKVEYVVVANNSTSAKTATIPTYGSNSNFRPVYGGTKTVRTDREGRVQLTQAPLSVTVYQAQSKVPGRSKAPAVYLSAPEPGGTVGGRAEIAAAVPENTPATVTFGYRPVGTTAWQWLGSDDNAPYRVFHDVSALPKGTLLEYRAVLKDSSGNYSVSGSYGLVGDAPAPGGGGGGGGGPVVQPANVSVPGDHNSEMGCPADWSPDCDQAQLTLDANDKVWKGTYSLPAGEHAYKAAINKTWDENYGAGGDRNGANISYTAPGTPVKFYYEHGRHYVTSDAQGPIVTVPGSFQSELGCSADWSPDCMRPWLTDQDGDGTFTWSTTELGAGSYEAKVAHGLSWDESYGAGGSPTGANIPINVPGDGLVVTFSYDLATHVLTVTTAKPGAQPDLKQAKAYWLTKDLLAVPAVAHPERSRWRLHWSPTGELAVDAGDLGGSSSALRYDAAGIPAKVLAKFPALKDYVALRLDKADARKILTGQLGLAQYDDAGRLLDATGVQIPGVLDDLYGGSAANRSYGVTWHGGVPRFTVWAPTAQKVDLLAGSQRIAMRPNSDGSWSVDGRRSWANALYRYEVTVFAPSTGKVETNAVTDPYSVALTTDSTYSVAVDLDDPAGKPSLWSHTPAPKLARPVDSTIYELHVRDFSINDPTVPAAHRGKYLALADEGNGTKHLRKLAQAGLNTVHLLPTFDIASIPEGVQSSPDCDLKAMPPDSEQQQACVTATAATDGFNWGYDPYHWLAPEGSYATKKDGLDRVAEFRTMVGGLHKSGLRVVLDQVYNHTPSAGQAPTSVLDKVVPGYYQRLNASGSVETSTCCSNIATEHAMAEKIMVDSTVSWARNYRVDGFRFDLMGHHSKANMLKVRAALDQLTLAKDGVDGKAVFLYGEGWNFGEVANDALFVQARQGNLGGTGIGTFSDRLRDAVRGGGPFDEDPRVQGFGSGAASDPNGAPVNGSPADQAKRLAHDTDLVQLGLAGNLRGFTFRSADTGAVVRGDGVDYNGSPAGYADQPVEVITYVDAHDNETLWDSLTFKLPATLPMADRVRMNTVSLATTALAQTPSFWHAGSDLLRSKSLDRNSYDSGDWFNTLDWTGADNGFGHGLPPKPDNEEKWSYMRPLLGNQALKPSAADVAAAGGQATDLLKLRFSTPLFRLGTAELINQKVSFPLSGTAAAKPGVITMRVDDTVGPDVDPALKGVLVVFNSSGAAVTQQLDGLTGADLSLSPVQAAGSDPVVKQTSWNAATGTVTVPARTVAVLVQR, encoded by the coding sequence ATGGTCAGGTTCGTACGGTTTCGGGCTCGTTGGGTCGCCGGGGTCACGGCGGCCGCTGTTGTTGCTGTCGGCCTCGGTACGCCGGCTTCCGCGCCTGCTGGACCGGCCGCGGACCGGGTGATCACGCTGGCCGGTTCGCTGCAGAGCGAGCTCGGGTGTGCCGGGGACTGGGATCCTGGCTGTGAGCAGACCCGGCTGGGCACGGCCGCGCCGTACGGGAAGGTGTTCGACGTCCCGGCCGGCTCGTACGAGTTCAAGGTGACCGTCAACGGGAGCTGGGACGAGAACTACGGCGCCGGTGGCGTCCTGAACGGGCCGAACCTGCCGCTCCGGATCGAGGGACCGGCGAAGCTCAGGTTCAGCTACGACGACACGAGTCACGTGGTCAGCGTGCAGCCGGTCGACCTGGCCGGTGGCCTGAGCCCCGCCGACAAGGCGCTCGCGACGCCGAGTCTGCGGCAGGACCTGACCAAGGAGCGGTTCTACTTCCTGATGGCGGACCGGTTCGCCAACGGGGACCGGTCCAACGACGCGGGCGGTCTCACCGGCGACCGGCTGAGTACCGGGCTCGACCCCACCGACAAGGGCTTCTACCACGGTGGCGACCTGGCCGGCGTGATCCAGAAGCTCGACTACATCAAGTCGCTCGGGACGACGAGCATCTGGCTGACCCCGTCGTTCAAGAACCGCCCGGTCCAGGGCGCCGGCGCGGACGCGAGCGCCGGGTACCACGGGTACTGGATCACCGACTTCACCCAGATCGACCCGCACCTGGGCACCAACGCGGACATGCGCCGGCTGATCGATCTCGCGCACCGCAAGGGGATGAAGGTCTTCTTCGACATCATCACCAACCACACCGCGGACGTGATCGCGTACGAGTCCGGCCAGTACGGGTACATCCCGAAGGCGACCAGCCCGTACAAGGACGCCGCCGGCACCGTCTTCGACGACAAGCAGTACGCCGCCGGGGACACCTTCCCCGCCCTGGACCGGAACACGTCGTTCCCGAACGTGCCGGTGTTCCGGACCCCGGCCGACGCGACCGTCAAGGTACCGGCCTGGCTCAACGACCCCACGCTCTACCACAACCGCGGCGACTCGACCTTCGCCGGCGAATCGAGCGAGTACGGCGACTTCGTCGGACTGGACGACCTGTTCACCGAGCAGCCGAAGGTCCGGGACGGGATGACCGACGTCTACAAGGCGTGGGCCGAGTTCGGCATCGACGGGTTCCGGATCGACACCGTCAAGCACGTGAACCTGGAGTTCTGGCAGAAGTTCTCCCCCGCGATCCTGGCCGCGGCCAAGGCGAAGGGGTCGAAGGACTTCTTCATGTTCGGCGAGGTGTTCGACGCGGACCCGAGGTTCATGTCGACCTACACCACCAAGGGCGCCCTGCAGGCCACCCTCGACTTCGGGTTCCAGCAGAACGCGGTCGCCTTCGCCCAGGGCAAGCCGACGGCGCAACTGCGCGACTTCTACGCAGGAGACGACTACTACACCGACACGGACTCGAACGCGTACCAGCTGCCCACGTTCCTCGGGAACCACGACATGGGCCGGATCGGGCTGTTCCTCAAGCAGGGCGGCGCGGCCGGTACGGAACTGCTGCAACGGGACAAGCTGGCGCACTCGCTGATGTTCCTGACCCGCGGCCAGCCGGTGGTCTACTACGGCGACGAGCAGGGCTTCACCGGGCCGGGTGGCGACAAGGACGCGCGGCAGGACATGTTCGCCACCAAGACCGCGGACTACGCGGACGACGAGGTGGTCGACGGGACCGGGACGACCACGATCGGCAGCAAGGACCGGTACGACGTCAACGCGCCGATGTACAAGCACATCGCGGAACTGCAGAAGCTGCGCGCGAAATACCCGACCCTCGCCGACGGGACCCAGGTGCACCGGTACTCGTCGACAGCGGGCGGCCTGTACGCGTTCAGCCGGATCGGTGCCGACAAGGTCGAGTACGTCGTGGTCGCGAACAACTCCACCTCGGCGAAGACGGCGACCATCCCCACGTACGGCTCGAACAGCAACTTCCGTCCGGTGTACGGCGGGACGAAGACCGTCCGGACGGACCGGGAAGGCCGGGTTCAGCTCACCCAGGCCCCGCTGTCCGTCACGGTGTACCAGGCCCAGTCGAAGGTCCCCGGTCGCAGCAAGGCGCCCGCCGTGTACCTGAGCGCACCGGAGCCCGGCGGTACGGTCGGTGGTCGCGCGGAGATCGCCGCGGCCGTCCCGGAGAACACCCCGGCCACTGTGACCTTCGGATACCGCCCTGTCGGTACCACTGCCTGGCAGTGGCTCGGCTCGGACGACAACGCGCCGTACCGCGTGTTCCACGACGTCTCCGCTCTCCCCAAGGGGACGCTGCTCGAGTACCGCGCGGTGCTGAAGGACTCCTCCGGCAACTACTCCGTGTCCGGCTCGTACGGCCTGGTCGGGGATGCCCCGGCTCCCGGTGGCGGCGGGGGCGGTGGCGGCGGCCCCGTGGTGCAGCCGGCGAACGTCAGCGTGCCCGGTGACCACAACAGCGAGATGGGCTGCCCGGCGGACTGGTCCCCCGACTGCGACCAGGCGCAGCTCACCCTGGACGCCAACGACAAGGTGTGGAAGGGCACGTACTCGCTGCCCGCCGGCGAGCACGCGTACAAGGCGGCGATCAACAAGACGTGGGACGAGAACTACGGAGCCGGCGGGGACCGGAACGGCGCCAACATCTCGTACACCGCGCCCGGCACCCCGGTGAAGTTCTACTACGAGCACGGCCGGCACTACGTCACGTCCGACGCCCAGGGACCGATCGTCACGGTGCCCGGGTCGTTCCAGTCCGAGCTGGGCTGTTCGGCGGACTGGTCACCCGACTGCATGCGACCCTGGTTGACCGACCAGGACGGCGACGGGACGTTCACCTGGTCGACGACCGAGTTGGGAGCGGGCAGCTATGAGGCGAAGGTCGCACACGGCCTGTCCTGGGACGAGAGCTACGGCGCGGGCGGCAGTCCGACCGGGGCGAACATCCCGATCAACGTGCCGGGCGACGGGCTGGTCGTCACGTTCTCGTACGACCTCGCGACCCACGTGCTCACCGTGACCACGGCGAAGCCCGGCGCGCAGCCGGATCTCAAGCAGGCCAAGGCGTACTGGCTGACGAAGGACCTGCTCGCCGTACCGGCCGTGGCGCACCCGGAACGGTCCCGGTGGCGGCTGCACTGGTCGCCCACCGGCGAGCTCGCCGTGGACGCGGGCGACCTCGGCGGCTCCTCCTCGGCCCTGCGGTACGACGCGGCCGGGATCCCCGCGAAGGTGCTCGCCAAGTTCCCGGCGCTGAAGGACTACGTCGCACTCCGGCTGGACAAGGCGGACGCGCGGAAGATCCTCACCGGCCAGCTCGGCCTCGCCCAGTACGACGACGCCGGTCGGCTCCTCGACGCGACCGGCGTCCAGATCCCCGGGGTCCTGGACGACCTGTACGGCGGATCCGCGGCGAACCGCTCGTACGGTGTCACCTGGCACGGCGGCGTCCCGCGGTTCACCGTGTGGGCGCCGACCGCGCAGAAGGTGGACCTGCTCGCGGGTTCGCAGCGGATCGCGATGCGGCCGAACTCCGACGGGTCGTGGTCCGTCGACGGCCGCCGGAGCTGGGCGAACGCCTTGTACCGGTACGAGGTGACGGTGTTCGCACCGAGTACCGGCAAGGTGGAGACGAACGCAGTCACCGACCCGTACTCGGTCGCGCTGACCACCGACTCGACGTACTCGGTGGCCGTGGATCTCGACGACCCGGCCGGGAAGCCGTCGCTCTGGTCCCACACCCCGGCTCCGAAGCTGGCTCGTCCGGTGGACTCGACGATCTACGAGCTGCACGTCCGGGACTTCTCGATCAACGACCCGACCGTGCCGGCCGCACACCGCGGGAAGTACCTCGCGTTGGCGGACGAGGGGAACGGGACCAAGCACCTGCGCAAGCTCGCGCAGGCCGGGCTGAACACGGTGCACCTGTTGCCGACGTTCGACATCGCGTCGATCCCCGAAGGCGTCCAGTCCTCGCCCGACTGCGACCTGAAGGCGATGCCGCCGGACTCCGAGCAGCAGCAGGCCTGCGTGACCGCGACCGCGGCGACCGACGGGTTCAACTGGGGCTACGACCCGTACCACTGGCTCGCGCCCGAGGGGTCGTACGCGACGAAGAAGGACGGGCTCGATCGGGTCGCCGAGTTCCGCACGATGGTGGGTGGGCTGCACAAGTCTGGGCTGCGGGTCGTCCTCGACCAGGTGTACAACCACACCCCGTCCGCCGGGCAGGCGCCAACCTCGGTGCTGGACAAGGTGGTCCCGGGGTACTACCAGCGGCTGAACGCGAGCGGCTCGGTGGAGACCTCGACGTGCTGCAGCAACATCGCCACCGAGCACGCGATGGCCGAGAAGATCATGGTCGACAGCACGGTCAGCTGGGCCCGGAACTACCGGGTGGACGGCTTCCGGTTCGACCTGATGGGCCATCACAGCAAGGCGAACATGCTCAAGGTCCGGGCCGCCCTGGACCAGCTCACGCTCGCCAAGGACGGCGTCGACGGCAAGGCGGTGTTCCTCTACGGCGAGGGCTGGAACTTCGGTGAGGTCGCGAACGACGCCCTCTTCGTCCAGGCGCGCCAGGGCAACCTCGGCGGGACCGGGATCGGGACGTTCTCCGACCGCCTTCGCGACGCGGTCCGGGGCGGTGGACCCTTCGACGAGGATCCGCGCGTGCAGGGCTTCGGATCAGGTGCCGCCTCCGACCCGAACGGTGCCCCGGTCAACGGCTCACCCGCCGACCAGGCCAAGCGGCTCGCGCACGACACCGACCTGGTCCAGCTCGGCCTGGCCGGGAACCTGCGCGGCTTCACCTTCCGGTCGGCCGACACCGGTGCCGTGGTCCGCGGCGACGGCGTCGACTACAACGGCTCCCCCGCCGGGTACGCCGACCAGCCGGTCGAGGTGATCACCTATGTCGATGCCCATGACAACGAAACGCTGTGGGACTCGCTGACCTTCAAGCTGCCCGCGACGCTGCCGATGGCGGACCGGGTCCGGATGAACACGGTGTCGCTGGCCACGACCGCGCTGGCCCAGACCCCGTCGTTCTGGCATGCCGGGTCCGACCTGCTGCGGAGCAAGTCGCTCGACCGGAACTCGTACGACTCGGGCGACTGGTTCAACACGCTGGACTGGACCGGCGCCGACAACGGGTTCGGGCACGGGCTGCCACCGAAGCCGGACAACGAGGAGAAGTGGTCGTACATGCGGCCGCTGCTCGGGAACCAGGCGCTCAAACCGTCCGCGGCCGACGTGGCGGCGGCCGGTGGGCAGGCGACCGACCTGCTGAAGCTCCGGTTCTCGACGCCGCTGTTCCGGCTGGGAACGGCCGAGCTGATCAACCAGAAGGTGTCGTTCCCGCTCAGTGGTACCGCGGCCGCCAAACCCGGGGTGATCACGATGCGCGTCGACGACACCGTCGGGCCCGACGTCGACCCGGCGCTGAAGGGCGTCCTGGTCGTCTTCAACTCGTCCGGCGCGGCCGTCACCCAGCAACTCGACGGCCTCACCGGGGCGGACCTGAGCCTCTCCCCCGTCCAGGCGGCCGGCTCGGATCCCGTGGTCAAGCAGACCAGCTGGAACGCGGCCACCGGTACGGTCACCGTCCCGGCCCGCACGGTCGCCGTCCTGGTCCAGCGCTGA
- a CDS encoding DoxX family protein codes for MTFATWVVTGLLAAVFTVSGVAKSTMSRDRLIASGQTGIAPFPLPLVRGVAICELLAVAGLFAPWLTDTARYLTPLAAVGLGVVMVGAAISHASLREPGSVAVNLLILSGCVFVAATRFAALGQLS; via the coding sequence ATGACCTTCGCCACCTGGGTCGTCACCGGCCTGCTCGCTGCCGTCTTCACCGTGTCAGGGGTCGCCAAGTCGACGATGTCCCGGGACCGTCTGATCGCGTCCGGGCAGACCGGGATCGCGCCGTTCCCGTTGCCGTTGGTCCGCGGGGTCGCGATCTGCGAACTGCTCGCCGTCGCCGGGCTGTTCGCGCCGTGGCTCACGGACACCGCGCGGTACCTCACGCCGCTCGCCGCGGTCGGCCTGGGCGTCGTGATGGTGGGTGCCGCGATCAGCCACGCCTCCTTGAGGGAGCCGGGATCGGTGGCGGTGAACCTGCTGATCCTGAGCGGATGCGTGTTCGTCGCCGCGACTCGATTCGCCGCCCTCGGTCAGCTGTCTTGA
- the sigJ gene encoding RNA polymerase sigma factor SigJ, producing the protein MDQAGTSLRPLLLSIAYRMLGRFGDAEDVVQEAYLRLHRETDEVASPKAFLTTVTTRLAIDQLRSARRQREVYAGPWLPEPAVDEYVDLADRVALSDSLATAFLLVLERLSPDQRAVFLLRDVFQYPYDEVAAMLAKSQPAVRQLAVRARRLLAEERPRFEPSESERDELTRLFVAACEDGELEPLVTLLAPTVTFVGDGGGKAQGLPRPVAGSDRVARLLIGAFSKFSAVGVTVEPVHVGGQPALRMLGPDGRTVAVWSMVLADGRVAAIHGVVNPEKLGHLP; encoded by the coding sequence ATGGATCAAGCCGGTACCTCGCTGCGCCCGTTGCTGCTGTCGATCGCGTACCGCATGCTCGGCCGCTTCGGCGACGCGGAGGACGTCGTCCAGGAGGCGTACCTGCGCCTGCACCGGGAGACCGACGAGGTCGCGTCGCCGAAGGCGTTCCTCACCACGGTGACCACACGGCTAGCGATCGACCAGTTGCGTTCGGCTCGCCGCCAACGGGAGGTGTACGCCGGGCCGTGGCTGCCGGAGCCGGCCGTGGACGAGTACGTCGACCTCGCGGATCGCGTTGCCTTGTCCGACTCGCTCGCCACCGCGTTCCTCCTGGTACTGGAGCGGTTGTCGCCGGATCAGCGGGCCGTGTTCCTGCTGCGGGACGTGTTCCAGTACCCGTACGACGAGGTGGCCGCGATGCTGGCGAAGAGTCAGCCGGCCGTGCGGCAGCTCGCGGTCCGGGCTCGGCGGTTGCTCGCAGAGGAGCGGCCGCGGTTCGAGCCGTCGGAGTCCGAGCGGGACGAGTTGACGCGACTGTTCGTTGCCGCGTGTGAGGACGGCGAGCTGGAGCCGTTGGTCACTCTGCTCGCGCCCACGGTGACGTTCGTCGGCGACGGCGGCGGCAAGGCGCAGGGATTGCCGCGCCCGGTGGCCGGATCGGACCGGGTCGCGCGGCTGCTGATAGGGGCCTTCAGCAAGTTTTCGGCCGTGGGGGTGACGGTCGAACCGGTCCATGTCGGCGGGCAGCCCGCGCTGCGGATGCTCGGGCCGGACGGGCGGACCGTGGCGGTATGGTCGATGGTCCTCGCCGACGGCCGGGTGGCCGCGATCCACGGGGTGGTCAACCCCGAGAAACTCGGCCACCTTCCCTGA